Proteins found in one Oncorhynchus mykiss isolate Arlee chromosome 3, USDA_OmykA_1.1, whole genome shotgun sequence genomic segment:
- the LOC110520479 gene encoding inhibitor of growth protein 1-like, whose translation MLNPANGDPVHVVSNYVEEYLDLVESLPFDLQRSVSLMKEIDATYQDGLQELDDVYERYSRESDPLQRHRLQLAIQRALIRSQELGDEKIQIAGQMVELVENCSRQVDWHSDLLHASKENPDTHVPTSTAMTTTAASIVPSAETTTPGKAGHHDKRRDEVTPCSVGGGDKSGGKRSRRQKSGENWESYGSMGHVDEVAPREKRAKTLSSKKKKSKGKSEREVSPLDLPIDPDEPTYCLCEQVSYGEMIGCDNDECLIEWFHFSCVALHHKPKGKWFCPKCRGENEKTMDKALERAKKERAYNR comes from the exons ATGTTAAATCCGGCTAACGGCGACCCGGTCCACGTCGTTTCAAATTATGTGGAAGAATATTTGGATTTGGTCGAATCACTGCCTTTCGACCTACAGAGGAGTGTGTCGCTTATGAAGGAAATTGATGCGACATATCAAG ATGGCCTGCAAGAGCTGGATGACGTTTATGAGCGCTACAGTCGGGAGTCCGACCCTCTCCAGCGGCATAGACTTCAGCTGGCCATCCAGAGAGCTCTTATCCGCAGCCAGGAGCTGGGAGATGAGAAGATCCAGATTGCTGGGCAGATG GTGGAGTTGGTGGAGAACTGTAGCAGACAGGTGGACTGGCATTCTGATCTCCTCCACGCCTCCAAGGAGAACCCTGATACCCATGTACCCACATCAACTGCCATGACGACGACCGCAGCCTCCATAGTGCCGTCAGCAGAAACAACAACTCCGGGCAAAGCTGGTCACCATGACAAGAGGCGTGACGAGGTGACACCGTGCTCAGTCGGCGGGGGGGACAAGTCTGGCGGGAAACGGTCACGGCGGCAGAAAAGCGGAGAGAATTGGGAGAGTTATGGAAGCATGGGTCATGTTGATGAGGTGGCGCCCAGAGAGAAGAGGGCCAAAACGTTGTCGTCCAAGAAGAAGAAGTCAAAGGGCAAGTCAGAGAGGGAGGTGTCACCCCTAGACCTGCCCATCGACCCAGACGAGCCCACCTACTGCCTGTGTGAACAGGTATCTTACGGCGAGATGATTGGCTGTGATAACGACGAGTGTCTCATCGAGTGGTTCCACTTCTCCTGTGTGGCGCTACATCACAAGCCCAAGGGGAAGTGGTTCTGCCCCAAATGCAGGGGCGAGAATGAGAAGACAATGGACAAGGCCCTAGAGAGGGCGAAGAAGGAAAGGGCCTACAACAGGTAG
- the LOC110520480 gene encoding ubiquitin-conjugating enzyme E2 A — MSTPARRRLMRDFKRLQEDPPAGVSGAPSENNIMVWNAVIFGPEGTPFEDGTFKLTVEFTEEYPNKPPTVRFVSKMFHPNVYADGSICLDILQNRWSPTYDVSSILTSIQSLLDEPNPNSPANSQAAQLYQENKREYEKRVSAIVEQSWRDS, encoded by the exons ATGTCTACTCCTGCAAGAAGACGGCTGATGAGAGATTTTAAGCG GCTACAAGAAGACCCTCCGGCTGGTGTCAGTGGTGCCCCTTCCGAAAACAACATCATGGTGTGGAATGCAGTCATATTCGG CCCAGAAGGGACACCTTTTGAGGATG GCACATTTAAGCTCACTGTTGAGTTCACAGAAGAATACCCCAACAAACCCCCCACAGTGCGATTTGTGTCAAAGATGTTTCATCCAAATG TGTATGCAGATGGGAGTATATGCCTGGACATTCTACAGAATCGATGGAGTCCAACCTATGACGTATCATCAATTCTTACCTCAATCCAG TCCCTGCTAGACGAACCAAACCCCAACAGTCCGGCCAACAGTCAAGCGGCCCAGCTTTACCAGGAAAACAAGAGGGAGTACGAGAAGCGTGTGTCGGCCATTGTAGAACAAAGCTGGAGGGACAGTTGA